In one Pseudarthrobacter oxydans genomic region, the following are encoded:
- a CDS encoding dicarboxylate/amino acid:cation symporter, which produces MSTQTSTPSPAGKTGFQLPKWAGSFGVQIIAALIVGLGLGLLAKYTGSTKAAPNGLGATLQTIGSSYVSLLQTAVVPLIFTAVVSSISNLRQVSNAAKLAWNTLLWFAITSLIAVLIGIGLGVLLQPGANTGITQEAKYSGKSGDWWAFLVGLFPKNFLGLGASSTVAESGAVTTSVSFNVLQILVIAIAVGVAALKVGKAAEPFLNLNASALAVIQKVLWWIIRIAPLGTVGLIGNAVAVYGWDTIGALGKFTFAIYAGLALVLFAVYPILVRTHGLSVKQYFSGVWPAVQLAFVSRSSVGTLPLTQRVTERSLGVPRAYASFAVPLGATTKMDGCAAIYPAISAIFVAQFFGIQLDFTQYLLIALVSVLGSAATAGTTGAVVMLTLTLSTLGLPLAGVGLLLAIDPILDMGRTAVNVAGQALVPTIVAKRQGILDEQLYNAPRNGTPFVDDSVAGADTDAPSDGASTDTASRELADAKA; this is translated from the coding sequence GTGAGCACTCAGACAAGCACCCCCTCCCCTGCCGGGAAGACCGGCTTCCAGCTGCCCAAGTGGGCCGGCTCGTTCGGCGTCCAGATCATCGCCGCCCTCATCGTGGGGCTGGGCCTCGGCCTGCTGGCCAAGTACACCGGCAGCACCAAGGCAGCCCCGAACGGCCTCGGCGCCACGCTGCAGACCATCGGCTCCAGCTATGTGTCCCTGTTGCAGACCGCCGTCGTACCCCTGATCTTCACCGCTGTGGTCAGCTCCATTTCCAACCTTCGCCAGGTGTCCAACGCCGCGAAGCTGGCCTGGAACACCCTGCTGTGGTTCGCCATCACGTCGCTGATCGCCGTACTGATCGGCATCGGGCTGGGCGTTCTCCTGCAGCCCGGCGCCAACACGGGCATCACCCAGGAAGCCAAGTACTCCGGCAAGTCCGGTGACTGGTGGGCCTTCCTGGTCGGCCTGTTCCCCAAGAACTTCCTGGGACTGGGCGCCAGCTCCACCGTTGCCGAGTCAGGCGCCGTCACCACCTCGGTCAGCTTCAACGTGCTCCAGATCCTGGTGATTGCCATCGCCGTCGGCGTTGCCGCGCTGAAGGTGGGCAAGGCTGCCGAACCGTTCCTGAACCTGAACGCCTCCGCACTGGCTGTCATCCAAAAGGTGCTCTGGTGGATCATCCGCATCGCGCCCCTGGGCACCGTGGGCCTGATCGGCAACGCGGTGGCTGTCTACGGCTGGGACACCATCGGGGCCCTCGGCAAGTTCACCTTCGCCATCTACGCGGGCCTTGCCCTGGTGCTCTTCGCGGTCTATCCCATCCTTGTCCGCACCCACGGCCTCTCCGTCAAGCAGTACTTCTCGGGCGTGTGGCCTGCCGTCCAGCTGGCCTTCGTCTCCCGCTCCTCCGTGGGAACCCTGCCCCTGACCCAGCGCGTCACCGAGCGAAGCCTGGGCGTCCCCCGCGCCTACGCCTCCTTCGCCGTTCCGCTGGGCGCCACCACCAAGATGGACGGCTGCGCCGCCATCTACCCCGCCATCTCCGCGATCTTCGTGGCCCAGTTCTTCGGCATCCAGCTGGACTTCACCCAGTACCTGCTGATCGCCCTGGTGTCCGTCCTCGGTTCCGCTGCCACCGCGGGAACCACCGGAGCCGTGGTGATGCTCACGCTGACGCTGTCAACGCTGGGACTGCCGCTGGCCGGCGTCGGACTCCTCCTGGCCATCGATCCCATCCTGGACATGGGCCGAACCGCAGTGAACGTGGCCGGGCAGGCACTCGTCCCCACCATCGTGGCCAAGCGCCAGGGCATCCTCGACGAGCAGCTGTACAACGCTCCCCGCAACGGCACGCCCTTCGTGGACGATTCTGTTGCCGGCGCTGATACCGATGCCCCGTCCGACGGAGCCTCCACGGACACCGCCTCGCGTGAACTGGCGGACGCGAAGGCCTAA
- a CDS encoding nuclear transport factor 2 family protein, translating into MLAPSFQEEVDRYHLAVPEITQGNPGPIKELYSRLDDVTLANPFGGIARGWAQVEARLDQAARQFQDGQMLGFDTISSYTARDTAYLVETEHFRARLDGAAAAEEFALRVTSIFRREEGYWKLVHRHADPAARPQSRRSLTQPAS; encoded by the coding sequence ATGCTCGCACCCAGCTTCCAGGAAGAAGTGGACCGCTACCACCTTGCCGTCCCCGAAATCACCCAGGGCAACCCCGGCCCCATCAAGGAGCTCTATTCGCGGCTCGACGACGTCACCCTGGCCAACCCGTTCGGCGGGATAGCCCGCGGCTGGGCACAAGTGGAGGCCAGGCTGGACCAGGCTGCCCGGCAGTTCCAGGACGGACAGATGCTCGGGTTCGACACCATCTCGTCCTACACCGCCCGGGACACCGCCTACCTCGTGGAGACCGAGCATTTCCGGGCACGCCTGGACGGTGCTGCCGCCGCGGAGGAGTTCGCACTCCGGGTCACCAGTATTTTCCGGCGCGAGGAAGGCTACTGGAAGCTCGTGCACCGGCACGCGGACCCCGCCGCGCGGCCGCAGTCGCGCCGCTCCCTCACCCAGCCTGCCAGCTGA
- a CDS encoding nucleoside triphosphate pyrophosphatase, which produces MPRLILASQSPARTKLLAEAGIRHTVLVSDVDEDAVQARYGVTDPHDTALLLARAKAEAVAALPEAEGALVLGCDSVFEFDGEAHGKPYTAAVARERMLRMSGNTGVLHTGHWLVDCRDTDPDDDGGGEQGSGATLGTVASAAVSFLEMEPAEIDAYIATGEPLHCAGSFTIDGLGGAFIRKVDGDPHTVVGLSVSTLRDLLASANVRITDLWPA; this is translated from the coding sequence GTGCCCCGCCTGATTCTCGCTTCCCAGTCGCCCGCCCGCACCAAACTCCTGGCCGAGGCCGGCATCCGCCACACCGTCCTGGTCTCGGACGTGGACGAGGACGCCGTCCAGGCCCGGTACGGCGTTACCGACCCCCATGACACCGCGCTGCTGCTTGCCCGGGCAAAGGCCGAAGCGGTGGCGGCCCTCCCGGAAGCAGAAGGGGCGCTGGTCCTTGGCTGCGATTCCGTCTTCGAATTCGACGGCGAGGCGCACGGCAAGCCGTACACCGCCGCCGTGGCCCGTGAGCGCATGCTGCGGATGAGCGGCAACACGGGGGTGCTGCACACGGGCCACTGGCTGGTGGACTGCCGGGACACCGATCCGGACGACGACGGCGGCGGGGAACAGGGTTCGGGCGCCACTTTGGGGACGGTTGCCTCCGCCGCGGTCTCCTTCCTGGAGATGGAACCGGCCGAGATCGATGCCTACATCGCCACCGGCGAGCCGCTGCACTGCGCCGGGTCCTTCACCATCGACGGCCTGGGCGGGGCGTTCATCCGGAAGGTCGACGGCGACCCGCACACCGTCGTCGGGCTTTCCGTCTCCACCCTCCGGGACCTGCTGGCCTCGGCGAACGTGCGCATCACCGACCTCTGGCCCGCTTGA
- a CDS encoding MMPL family transporter — MALFLYRLGKFSYRRRWLVISLWLAALVAVGGSAAAFHGTLSNNFQIPGTETQRIADKLKDELPSASGGTATIVFEAPDGGFTAGSRAAVSEALEKLKTVQGVRGTVDPFATQAQVDQAGHAITDGEQQLAAGQAQLDASRAQLEAGQGQLAAAEQQLAAAGAPAALIEARLGQQKAALAEGQARLEAGTRELEAGKAKLELGKRQAEASSAIRFVSEDGRAAVAQVQFNTSINGLSPEVRQQVQDIAHEASAAGVTAYASKEITEDISELFGAAEVIGIAVAALVLILMLGTLVAAGLPLLMAIVGVGIGVGITFALSGLFDMSSISPMLALMLGLAVGIDYSLFIVNRHRTQLLAGMDPEESVARATGTSGNAVVFAGLTVIIALAALVVPGLPFLAVMGLAAAGTVAVAVLVAITLTPAMLSLIGRRIISRRAWAKAEAHNAEPGHEAADEAKDRERSTHGWGGLVTRHPIVALLAGVLLLGTLALPATQLQLALPDGGSEPVDSEAYQAYDLTARSFGEGVTGPIVAVGEFPENLDEAQAQALQYDVADKLRAVDNVVAAVPVALSEDRRTAVFQVIPEEGPASASTVRVVSELRGLNDDIQSEYGVAMGLTGQTAGNIDVSTKLGDALPPYLAIVVGLSLVLLLLVFRSIVVPLLATGGFLLSLAAAFGAVVAVYQWGWLGGVFDVANPGAVLSFLPIILIGVLFGLAMDYQVFIASGMREAYMHGSTAKEAVRVGFRHAAAVVTAAAIIMVSVFAGFIFSHLTMVRPLGFAMAFGVLLDAFVVRMTIVPAVMYLLGEKSWWLPRWLDRILPDVDVEGAKLSRPEAARASGELVH, encoded by the coding sequence ATGGCACTGTTCCTGTACCGCCTGGGCAAATTCTCCTACCGCCGGCGCTGGCTGGTCATCTCACTGTGGCTTGCCGCCCTGGTGGCCGTGGGCGGTTCCGCCGCAGCCTTCCACGGCACACTTTCCAACAACTTCCAGATCCCAGGCACTGAGACGCAGCGGATCGCGGACAAGCTGAAGGACGAGCTTCCCTCGGCGTCCGGAGGCACCGCCACCATCGTCTTTGAAGCGCCCGACGGCGGTTTCACCGCCGGGAGCCGGGCCGCCGTCTCTGAGGCCCTGGAGAAGCTCAAGACCGTGCAGGGTGTCCGCGGCACCGTGGATCCCTTCGCCACCCAGGCCCAGGTGGACCAGGCCGGCCATGCCATCACCGACGGCGAGCAGCAGCTTGCCGCAGGCCAGGCACAGCTGGACGCCTCCCGCGCCCAGCTTGAAGCCGGGCAGGGGCAGCTCGCCGCAGCGGAACAGCAGCTGGCGGCGGCCGGCGCCCCGGCGGCCCTGATCGAAGCCCGGCTCGGCCAGCAAAAGGCAGCCCTTGCCGAAGGGCAGGCCCGGCTCGAAGCCGGCACCCGGGAACTGGAAGCGGGCAAGGCAAAGCTCGAGCTGGGCAAGCGCCAGGCCGAGGCATCGTCCGCCATCCGCTTCGTGTCGGAGGACGGGCGCGCGGCAGTGGCACAGGTGCAGTTCAACACCTCCATCAATGGCCTCAGCCCGGAGGTCCGCCAGCAGGTCCAGGACATCGCCCATGAAGCTTCCGCTGCCGGCGTGACCGCGTATGCCAGCAAGGAGATCACCGAGGACATCTCCGAACTCTTCGGGGCGGCCGAGGTCATTGGCATCGCCGTCGCGGCCCTGGTCCTGATCCTCATGCTGGGCACCCTGGTTGCCGCCGGGCTGCCCCTGCTGATGGCGATCGTGGGCGTCGGCATCGGGGTCGGCATCACGTTCGCCCTGTCCGGCCTGTTCGACATGAGCTCCATTTCACCCATGCTGGCCCTCATGCTGGGCCTGGCCGTCGGCATCGACTATTCCCTGTTCATCGTGAACCGGCACCGGACCCAGCTGCTCGCCGGAATGGATCCGGAGGAATCCGTGGCCCGGGCAACCGGAACGTCCGGCAATGCGGTGGTCTTCGCCGGGCTGACCGTGATCATCGCCCTTGCGGCCCTGGTGGTTCCCGGGCTGCCCTTCCTCGCCGTAATGGGCCTGGCCGCGGCCGGCACCGTGGCAGTGGCTGTCCTGGTGGCCATCACCCTCACCCCGGCCATGCTGTCCCTGATCGGGCGCCGCATCATCTCCCGGCGGGCCTGGGCCAAAGCCGAGGCCCACAACGCCGAACCCGGCCATGAAGCAGCCGATGAGGCCAAGGACCGCGAACGCAGCACGCACGGCTGGGGCGGCCTGGTCACCCGGCACCCCATCGTGGCGCTCCTGGCCGGGGTGCTCCTCCTCGGCACCCTCGCGCTCCCGGCCACCCAGCTGCAGCTTGCACTGCCCGACGGCGGCTCGGAGCCGGTGGACTCCGAGGCCTACCAGGCCTACGACCTGACCGCGCGGAGCTTCGGCGAAGGCGTCACCGGCCCCATCGTGGCCGTGGGTGAGTTCCCGGAAAACCTGGACGAGGCCCAGGCGCAGGCACTGCAGTACGACGTCGCGGACAAGCTCCGTGCCGTGGACAACGTGGTGGCCGCCGTGCCCGTCGCACTCAGCGAGGACCGCCGCACCGCGGTGTTCCAGGTCATCCCCGAGGAAGGCCCGGCGAGCGCCAGCACCGTCCGGGTCGTCTCGGAGCTTCGCGGCCTGAATGACGACATCCAGTCCGAGTATGGCGTCGCCATGGGCCTCACCGGCCAGACCGCCGGCAACATCGACGTCTCCACGAAGCTCGGCGACGCCCTGCCGCCCTACCTGGCAATCGTCGTCGGACTTTCCCTGGTCCTGCTCCTGCTGGTGTTCCGCTCCATCGTGGTGCCGCTGCTGGCAACCGGCGGCTTCCTGCTGTCCCTCGCCGCTGCCTTCGGCGCGGTGGTGGCCGTGTACCAGTGGGGCTGGCTGGGCGGCGTGTTCGACGTCGCCAACCCCGGCGCCGTGCTGAGCTTCCTGCCCATCATCCTGATCGGCGTGCTGTTCGGCCTGGCCATGGACTACCAGGTGTTCATCGCCTCCGGGATGCGCGAGGCCTACATGCACGGTTCCACCGCCAAGGAAGCCGTCCGGGTGGGCTTCCGCCACGCGGCCGCCGTGGTGACCGCCGCCGCGATCATCATGGTCAGCGTGTTCGCCGGCTTCATCTTCAGCCACCTCACCATGGTCCGGCCGCTGGGCTTCGCGATGGCGTTCGGCGTGCTCCTGGACGCCTTCGTGGTGCGCATGACCATCGTTCCGGCCGTGATGTACCTGCTGGGCGAAAAGTCCTGGTGGCTTCCCCGCTGGCTGGACCGGATCCTGCCGGATGTGGACGTGGAGGGCGCCAAGCTCAGCCGGCCCGAGGCCGCACGGGCGTCCGGGGAACTGGTCCACTAG
- a CDS encoding TetR/AcrR family transcriptional regulator: MTVSAESAQEGTSVPPPAAPSRRELNKAATRQAITDAALGLLRTKGPGNFTVEDIADAAGISRRTFFNYFGSTDAALASITHGFLDNAIQQFKLRPAEEPILQSAQEALMALADPMTVAPLAELFTLTQQSTLMSHSELEAWDHCREQITAVARSRAAATPGAENELYLRALAGSVISCGKAAMEVWFARRGADLSPASLAELRQLLIDAMALLGSGFTTGSAPAPSSSATRSS; this comes from the coding sequence GTGACTGTTTCTGCAGAGTCTGCCCAAGAGGGAACCTCCGTCCCGCCACCGGCCGCACCATCGCGCCGCGAGCTGAACAAGGCGGCCACCCGCCAGGCCATTACCGACGCCGCACTGGGCCTCCTGCGAACCAAGGGCCCCGGCAACTTCACGGTTGAGGACATCGCAGACGCCGCCGGGATTTCACGCCGGACGTTCTTCAACTACTTCGGCAGCACCGACGCCGCCCTGGCTTCCATCACCCATGGCTTCCTGGATAACGCGATACAGCAGTTCAAACTCCGGCCAGCGGAGGAGCCCATCCTGCAGTCGGCGCAGGAGGCCCTGATGGCGCTGGCGGACCCCATGACAGTGGCCCCGCTGGCGGAACTCTTCACCCTGACCCAGCAGAGCACGCTTATGTCCCACTCCGAACTGGAAGCATGGGACCACTGCCGGGAACAGATCACCGCCGTGGCACGCAGCCGGGCTGCCGCCACTCCGGGCGCCGAAAACGAGCTCTACCTCCGTGCCCTGGCCGGTTCCGTCATCTCCTGCGGCAAGGCGGCAATGGAGGTCTGGTTTGCCCGCCGCGGCGCGGACCTCTCGCCGGCATCCCTGGCCGAGCTGCGGCAACTGCTGATCGACGCCATGGCACTGCTCGGCTCAGGCTTCACCACAGGCAGTGCACCTGCCCCATCCTCTTCCGCCACCCGTTCCTCCTGA
- a CDS encoding biotin carboxylase N-terminal domain-containing protein, whose translation MSANLEQSAGTTQSTLTKVLIANRGEIAVRIIRAARDEGIASVAVYADPDRDALHVRLADEAYALGGNTAAESYLVMDKIIDAALQSGADAIHPGYGFLAENAEFAARVIDAGITWIGPSPEAISALGDKVQARHIAEKVGAPQVPGTADPVQSAEEILDFVDQYGLPVAIKAAFGGGGRGIKVARTREEIPELYESAVREATAAFGRGECFIERFLDAPRHVETQCLADAHGNVVVVSTRDCSLQRRNQKLVEEAPAPFLTEDQNRRLYESSKAILKEAGYLGAGTCEFLVGQDGTISFLEVNTRLQVEHCVSEEVTGIDLVREQFRLARGEELGYGDPEVRGHSIEFRITGEDPGRNFMPAPGTVRVLKNPTGPGVRIDSGIEQGDEISGNFDSMLSKLIVTGASRPQALQRARRALEEMVVEGIPTVIPFDLAVVSDPAFAPAEGPFKIHTRWIETEFVNNLPAWTPDGVADTDGAEERRRVVVEVGGKRLEVVLPASLGSLGTGGAATAAKPAKSKKRSRSGGPAAATGNALTSPMQGTIVKVAVANGDLVTEGDLVVVLEAMKMEQPLTAHRSGTIIGLQASSGETVSAGAVIAIIED comes from the coding sequence TTGTCAGCAAATTTGGAGCAGTCCGCAGGAACCACGCAGTCGACCCTCACGAAGGTGCTGATCGCCAACCGCGGTGAAATTGCCGTCCGCATCATCCGCGCCGCACGTGATGAAGGCATCGCCTCCGTGGCGGTCTACGCGGACCCGGACCGTGACGCCCTGCACGTCCGCCTCGCTGACGAGGCCTACGCCCTGGGCGGGAACACCGCGGCCGAGTCCTACCTGGTGATGGACAAGATCATCGACGCCGCCCTCCAGTCCGGCGCCGACGCCATCCACCCCGGCTACGGCTTCCTTGCCGAAAACGCCGAATTCGCCGCGCGCGTGATCGACGCCGGCATCACGTGGATCGGCCCGTCGCCGGAAGCCATCTCTGCCCTCGGCGACAAGGTCCAGGCCCGGCACATCGCCGAAAAAGTGGGCGCCCCCCAGGTTCCCGGCACCGCCGACCCCGTGCAGTCCGCCGAGGAGATCCTGGACTTCGTGGACCAGTACGGCCTGCCGGTGGCCATCAAGGCCGCCTTCGGTGGCGGCGGCCGCGGCATCAAGGTGGCCCGGACCAGGGAAGAAATCCCCGAACTGTACGAATCGGCTGTCCGTGAAGCCACCGCCGCCTTCGGCCGCGGCGAATGCTTCATCGAGCGCTTCCTGGACGCCCCCCGGCACGTGGAAACCCAGTGCCTGGCGGACGCCCACGGCAACGTCGTGGTGGTCTCCACCCGCGACTGCTCCCTGCAGCGCCGCAACCAGAAACTGGTGGAGGAAGCCCCCGCCCCGTTCCTGACCGAGGACCAGAACCGGCGCCTCTACGAATCCTCCAAGGCCATCCTCAAGGAGGCAGGCTACCTGGGCGCCGGCACCTGCGAATTCCTCGTCGGACAGGACGGCACCATCTCCTTCCTGGAAGTCAACACCCGCCTGCAGGTGGAGCACTGCGTTTCCGAGGAAGTCACCGGCATCGACCTGGTGCGCGAGCAGTTCCGGCTGGCACGTGGCGAAGAGCTCGGCTACGGCGACCCCGAGGTGCGCGGCCACTCCATCGAATTCCGCATCACGGGCGAGGACCCGGGCCGGAACTTCATGCCGGCTCCCGGCACCGTGCGCGTGCTGAAGAATCCCACTGGCCCCGGAGTCCGGATCGACTCGGGCATCGAACAGGGTGACGAGATCAGCGGCAACTTCGACTCCATGCTCTCCAAGCTGATCGTGACGGGCGCCAGCCGGCCCCAGGCCCTGCAGCGGGCCCGCCGCGCCCTGGAGGAGATGGTGGTGGAGGGCATTCCCACTGTCATCCCGTTCGACCTCGCGGTGGTTTCCGATCCCGCATTCGCCCCGGCCGAGGGCCCGTTCAAGATCCACACCCGGTGGATCGAGACAGAGTTCGTCAACAACCTTCCGGCCTGGACGCCCGACGGAGTTGCTGACACCGACGGCGCGGAAGAGCGCCGGCGCGTGGTGGTGGAAGTGGGCGGCAAGCGGCTCGAGGTGGTCCTGCCCGCCTCCCTCGGTTCCCTGGGAACGGGCGGGGCGGCAACGGCAGCCAAGCCCGCCAAATCGAAGAAGCGCTCACGCTCCGGCGGCCCGGCTGCCGCCACCGGCAACGCCCTCACCTCCCCCATGCAGGGCACCATCGTGAAGGTCGCCGTCGCGAACGGCGACCTTGTGACCGAGGGAGACCTGGTGGTGGTCCTCGAGGCGATGAAGATGGAGCAGCCGCTGACCGCGCACCGCTCGGGAACCATCATCGGGCTCCAGGCATCATCCGGCGAAACAGTTTCTGCCGGCGCTGTCATTGCCATCATCGAAGACTAA
- a CDS encoding DUF885 domain-containing protein: protein MTTDTSPAARPHTRIDAVADDYTETLIRLNPSFATTLGLAGHETEYQDFSPAGIAEFAEAARKALVDLEGLEPEDDVDAVTLDAMRERLGLQLLIHASGWDYADLNNIASPAQDIRAIFDLMPTETEQDWRHIAGRASNVPGAIAGYTESLRQAKDAGRVASARQVKIVIEQVTKYAAEDGFFAKLAAGAATAAGPLPAAIREELDAGAAAARAAYAGLADFLRAELLPAAPEKDAVGRARYALASRSFLGAAVDLEETYAWGVEELDRLIAEQEQVAHTIKDGATIAEAKEILDNDPARQLKGKDALRRWMQELSDKAVAELAGVHFDIPDVMKKLECLIAPTDEGGIYYTGPSDDFSRPGRMWWSVPAGEDTFTTWAETTTVYHEGVPGHHLQVATATYRRELLNKWRRNVCWTSGHGEGWALYAEKLMQELGYLSDPGDHMGMLDMQRMRAARVVFDIGVHLELEMPERWGSGTWTPDKGYEFLKANLPISEGQLNFEFTRYLGWPGQAPSYKVGQRLWEQIRAELEARPGFDLKEFHTRALNIGSVGLDTLRRALLS from the coding sequence GTGACTACAGACACTTCTCCTGCCGCCCGCCCGCACACCCGGATTGACGCCGTCGCAGATGACTACACCGAGACGCTCATCAGGCTCAATCCGTCCTTCGCCACCACCCTTGGCCTTGCCGGACACGAAACCGAATACCAGGACTTCTCCCCCGCAGGCATCGCCGAATTCGCGGAGGCCGCCCGGAAGGCCCTGGTTGACCTCGAAGGCCTCGAGCCGGAGGACGACGTTGACGCGGTCACCCTGGACGCCATGCGGGAGCGGCTGGGCCTGCAGCTGCTGATCCACGCCTCGGGATGGGATTACGCCGACCTGAACAACATTGCCTCCCCCGCCCAGGACATCCGGGCGATCTTCGACCTTATGCCCACGGAGACCGAACAGGACTGGCGGCATATTGCCGGCCGCGCGTCCAACGTACCCGGCGCCATCGCCGGGTATACAGAATCCCTGCGGCAGGCGAAGGACGCCGGCCGGGTGGCCTCCGCCCGCCAGGTGAAGATCGTCATTGAGCAGGTGACGAAGTACGCCGCGGAGGATGGCTTCTTCGCGAAGCTGGCGGCGGGGGCAGCCACTGCCGCCGGGCCGCTGCCCGCAGCCATCCGGGAAGAGCTCGACGCCGGTGCTGCCGCCGCCAGGGCAGCCTACGCCGGGCTGGCGGACTTCCTCCGCGCAGAGCTGCTGCCCGCAGCGCCCGAAAAGGATGCCGTGGGCCGGGCCCGTTACGCCCTCGCCTCCCGGTCCTTCCTCGGCGCCGCCGTGGACCTCGAAGAGACCTACGCGTGGGGCGTGGAGGAACTGGACCGGCTCATCGCCGAGCAGGAACAGGTGGCCCACACCATCAAGGACGGCGCCACGATCGCCGAGGCCAAGGAGATCCTGGACAACGATCCCGCCCGCCAGCTGAAGGGCAAGGACGCGCTGCGGCGGTGGATGCAGGAACTCTCCGACAAAGCCGTGGCCGAGCTTGCCGGCGTCCACTTCGACATCCCCGACGTCATGAAGAAGCTGGAATGCCTCATTGCCCCCACCGACGAGGGCGGCATCTACTACACCGGCCCGTCCGACGACTTCAGCCGGCCGGGCCGCATGTGGTGGTCAGTCCCCGCCGGTGAGGACACGTTCACTACCTGGGCCGAAACCACCACGGTCTACCACGAGGGCGTCCCGGGCCACCACCTCCAGGTGGCCACCGCCACCTACCGCCGCGAGTTGCTGAACAAGTGGCGGCGCAACGTGTGCTGGACTTCGGGCCACGGCGAAGGCTGGGCGCTGTACGCCGAGAAGCTGATGCAGGAACTTGGCTACTTGAGCGACCCGGGCGACCACATGGGCATGCTGGACATGCAGCGGATGCGCGCCGCCCGCGTGGTGTTCGACATCGGCGTCCACCTTGAACTGGAGATGCCGGAACGCTGGGGCTCCGGCACCTGGACCCCGGACAAGGGATATGAATTCCTGAAGGCGAACCTGCCCATCAGTGAAGGCCAGCTGAATTTCGAGTTCACCCGCTACCTGGGCTGGCCCGGCCAGGCGCCCTCCTACAAAGTTGGCCAGCGCCTGTGGGAGCAGATCCGCGCCGAACTCGAAGCCCGCCCCGGTTTCGACCTCAAAGAGTTCCACACAAGGGCTTTGAACATCGGCTCCGTAGGACTGGACACCCTGAGGCGTGCGCTGCTTTCCTAG
- a CDS encoding acyl-CoA carboxylase subunit epsilon has protein sequence MNAEKPVAKAAETEAPAEPLLSIVKGQPTAEELAALTAVVLSLGGAEQAETEKPPVRHWVRRQQLRLEPTPGPGAWKRSRG, from the coding sequence GTGAACGCGGAGAAGCCGGTGGCCAAGGCTGCCGAAACCGAGGCACCCGCTGAACCCCTGCTGTCCATCGTCAAGGGGCAGCCCACCGCCGAGGAACTGGCGGCGCTGACCGCCGTCGTACTTTCCCTGGGCGGTGCAGAACAGGCGGAGACGGAGAAGCCGCCGGTGCGGCACTGGGTCCGCCGCCAGCAGCTGAGGCTGGAGCCCACCCCCGGCCCCGGAGCGTGGAAGCGGAGCCGCGGCTGA